GGCGAACCCGATGGGAAGTGGTGCCAACACCTGCAAGGAATTACCTCAAATATGAACATCCTCTGTGCAAGAGCTCAAAGACTAGAAGTTTAGTGGCAGATGCGGATGAACTCATGTGCATGATATGTTCTTGGTACGTACGGGGACGTGAGAGTCGCGGGCGCTGCGCTTGGGGTCGGTGGCGGAGAAGACTGTGTAGACGAGGACGAAGGTGCCGATGATCTCCGCCCCGAGGGCGGTGCCCTTGGAGTAGCCGGTTGCGACCACGTTGGCCCCGCCGCCGAGGGAGTTGTACTGGTGTTTCATGATCCCTTTCACGATGCCCACCCCGACGATGCCTCCCAAGCACTGAGCCACAATATACAGCACCGCCCTTATCAGCGACACCTTCCTCGCTAGGAACAGCCCGAACGTCACCGCCGGGTTGATGTGTCCTCCTGAAAACCCAAGCAAGTTATGAGCATACGAGCAGATCGGTTTAGTATGGGTGGGTCGAAGCTGGCGAGGTGGATGAAGGAGGACCTGAGATTCCGGCGGTGCAGTAGACGAGGATGAAGATCATGCCGCCGAAGGCCCAAGCGATGCCGAGGAGGCCTACGCCGCTGCACTGGTCGGCCGCGTTCTGCTCCTTGTGGCCGATGACGGTGGCGATGCTGACGTAGAGGAAGAGCAGGGTGGCGACGAACTCGGCGATGAGGGCTCGGTAGAAAGACCAGAGGCGGACCTCACCAAAGTCCAGCAGCGGCGCCGGCGGCGGATCACTGTAGTCCTTCGCCGGTGGCTGCTCCACCTCCACGCTCACCTCCTTCGACATGATGAACCTCtctcttactctctctctctctcctctttgcttgggctcACTTGCAGCTACTACTGCCCCTCGTGGCTTTGTGTGCTCTCCTATGGAATGAGGCTGAGGGGGGCTTTATGGATAACATGTGGAATACAGAGGTTGGTGGCTTCCCTTGACAGCgagaaaacaaaaataataacaacgatgatgatgatgatgatgatgatgataacaaaaGACGAGCCATATTTAATTTCATGGTATTCGGTAACGAAGCTTCACGTGAACGGTAATCGGGAACTGCCG
The DNA window shown above is from Musa acuminata AAA Group cultivar baxijiao chromosome BXJ2-4, Cavendish_Baxijiao_AAA, whole genome shotgun sequence and carries:
- the LOC135610355 gene encoding aquaporin PIP2-7-like, encoding MSKEVSVEVEQPPAKDYSDPPPAPLLDFGEVRLWSFYRALIAEFVATLLFLYVSIATVIGHKEQNAADQCSGVGLLGIAWAFGGMIFILVYCTAGISGGHINPAVTFGLFLARKVSLIRAVLYIVAQCLGGIVGVGIVKGIMKHQYNSLGGGANVVATGYSKGTALGAEIIGTFVLVYTVFSATDPKRSARDSHVPVLAPLPIGFAVFMVHLATIPITGTGINPARSLGAAVIYNQDKAWDDHWIFWVGPFIGALAAAAYHQYILRAAAIKALGSFRSNPSN